Proteins from one Ignavibacteriales bacterium genomic window:
- a CDS encoding ABC transporter ATP-binding protein: MESTTILYTKDLAIGYKRKKSTDLILLDNLNLSVESGELICLLGQNGFGKSTLLRTLTGVQKPIKGDFFINGKSINSYERSQLAKALSIVLTDNLNIGEVSVHSVVSMGRYPHNNWLGMLSGKDHKVINNVLEITGLTPYKEKLFSELSDGFKQKVMIARALAQDTSIILLDEPTAFLDIPTRIEILNMLRYLIKQFNKSIIFSSHDLDLALQTADVIWLITKDQKIEVDSPEDLVLNGHFEKAFNKKEIKFHPLRGMFKMNRVADTRIQVLGSKIDVIWTERALERIGIATDGNEKVNGLIQIDNKDGKLIWNLNLNSQSVLFYSIGGLIKYLKNK, translated from the coding sequence ATGGAATCCACTACAATATTATATACAAAAGATTTAGCTATTGGTTATAAGAGAAAAAAATCTACCGATTTAATATTGTTAGATAATTTAAATCTGTCAGTTGAAAGTGGAGAATTAATCTGTCTGCTCGGACAAAATGGTTTTGGGAAATCAACATTATTAAGAACTTTAACCGGAGTTCAAAAACCAATCAAAGGTGATTTTTTTATAAATGGAAAATCAATCAATTCATACGAAAGATCTCAACTGGCAAAAGCCCTGAGCATTGTGCTGACTGATAATTTAAATATTGGAGAGGTGTCTGTTCATTCTGTTGTTAGTATGGGTCGTTATCCTCACAACAATTGGCTGGGAATGTTAAGCGGGAAGGATCATAAGGTAATTAATAATGTTTTAGAAATAACCGGCTTAACTCCTTACAAAGAAAAATTGTTTAGCGAACTTAGCGACGGGTTCAAACAAAAAGTTATGATTGCAAGAGCTCTTGCCCAAGATACTTCCATAATTCTTTTAGATGAACCAACTGCATTTCTCGATATCCCAACCAGAATTGAAATTTTGAATATGCTCAGGTATTTGATTAAACAGTTTAATAAATCAATTATCTTTTCTTCTCATGATCTCGATCTTGCATTACAAACTGCTGATGTAATTTGGCTCATAACAAAAGATCAAAAAATAGAAGTTGATTCTCCCGAAGATCTGGTGCTGAATGGGCATTTTGAAAAAGCTTTTAACAAAAAAGAAATTAAATTCCATCCTCTGCGGGGAATGTTCAAAATGAATCGGGTAGCAGACACAAGGATTCAAGTACTGGGAAGTAAAATTGATGTGATTTGGACTGAACGCGCACTCGAAAGAATCGGGATTGCAACCGATGGTAATGAAAAAGTAAATGGTTTAATTCAAATTGATAATAAAGATGGAAAATTAATTTGGAATCTCAATCTTAATTCGCAATCAGTTTTATTTTATTCTATTGGTGGATTAATTAAATACTTAAAAAATAAATAA
- a CDS encoding iron ABC transporter permease yields the protein MSILKRKKNIAAFLFLLLGLSFFFDIVLGSVRIPFSEALSILTGSSSGNPVWNTIIIEFRIPKAITAILAGSALSVSGLLMQTFFRNPLADPFVLGISSGASFGVALVVLTAGSIGINLFFLSGLLNKIGITIAAGIGAAVILLLITFVSKKVSSNITLLIFGLMLGYIIGALESILKYFSSPENLQGYVIWGMGNFGNVIWNDLFLLIPIILIGLVIAFLLSKSLNLLLLGENYAISMGVNIKVIRLLIVIAVGILGGVITAFCGPIAFIGIAVPHITRKTLGEFDHKILIPAVCLVGSILALLCDIISQLIWHEQTIPINVVTSLVGAPVVIWIIIQQRKVKHSFAME from the coding sequence ATGTCTATTCTAAAAAGAAAAAAAAATATTGCTGCATTTCTTTTTCTATTACTAGGGCTATCTTTCTTTTTTGATATAGTTCTTGGTTCAGTGAGAATACCGTTTAGTGAAGCGTTGAGCATATTAACAGGTTCATCTTCCGGAAATCCAGTTTGGAATACAATCATAATCGAATTTAGAATTCCAAAAGCAATAACAGCAATTCTTGCGGGAAGTGCTCTTTCGGTTAGCGGATTATTAATGCAAACTTTTTTTAGAAATCCGTTGGCAGATCCATTTGTTCTTGGGATAAGCTCCGGTGCGAGCTTTGGCGTTGCGTTAGTAGTATTAACCGCCGGTTCGATAGGTATAAATCTGTTTTTCTTAAGCGGATTATTAAATAAAATTGGTATTACTATTGCCGCTGGAATTGGTGCGGCAGTGATATTATTATTAATAACTTTTGTTTCAAAGAAAGTAAGCAGCAATATTACATTACTAATTTTCGGTTTGATGCTCGGATATATAATCGGCGCGTTGGAAAGTATATTAAAATATTTTAGCTCGCCGGAAAATCTGCAAGGATATGTAATATGGGGCATGGGTAATTTTGGGAATGTAATCTGGAATGATTTATTCCTTCTAATCCCAATAATTTTAATCGGTCTTGTTATAGCTTTCCTTTTATCAAAATCATTGAACCTTCTTTTGCTCGGAGAGAATTATGCAATAAGCATGGGAGTCAATATAAAAGTAATACGATTATTAATTGTTATTGCTGTTGGCATTCTCGGCGGTGTTATTACTGCGTTCTGCGGTCCGATTGCTTTTATCGGAATAGCTGTTCCGCATATTACGAGAAAAACTTTAGGTGAGTTCGATCATAAAATATTAATTCCAGCTGTCTGCCTCGTTGGAAGTATTCTTGCACTTCTTTGTGATATCATCTCACAATTAATCTGGCACGAACAGACCATTCCAATTAACGTAGTAACTTCACTTGTTGGCGCACCTGTAGTGATCTGGATTATTATTCAACAGAGAAAAGTTAAACACTCTTTTGCAATGGAATAA
- a CDS encoding class II aldolase/adducin family protein has protein sequence MRQSLFTLKQDIVEVGRRMYARGYVASNDGNISARLDENKFLVTPTGVSKGFMKPEDLIVVNMEGKVLSGIKKPSSEVFMHIQVYKDRPDVNSVCHAHPPYATGFAVAGIPLDKCVLPEVIITLGSIPLIEYGTPGTEELYRPVTKLLKDYDAFLLANHGALTVGTDVINAYHKMETLEHFAQIAFVANQLGYLNTLNKEQVQKLKDQREKFGIRTTVGCVTSEDDSRSTEHTPQSNMMNDDLIKKITDEVLRQIRK, from the coding sequence ATGAGACAAAGTTTATTTACACTTAAGCAAGATATAGTTGAGGTTGGAAGAAGAATGTATGCCCGCGGGTATGTTGCCTCGAATGACGGCAATATAAGTGCGCGTCTTGATGAAAACAAATTTTTAGTTACTCCAACAGGCGTCAGCAAAGGGTTTATGAAACCCGAAGATCTAATTGTTGTTAACATGGAAGGAAAAGTATTATCAGGAATTAAGAAACCTTCTTCTGAAGTTTTCATGCATATCCAAGTTTATAAAGACAGGCCCGATGTTAACAGTGTTTGCCATGCTCATCCACCTTATGCTACAGGATTTGCAGTTGCCGGAATACCATTAGATAAATGTGTTCTTCCCGAAGTGATTATAACGCTAGGATCAATTCCACTTATTGAATACGGCACTCCGGGAACGGAAGAACTTTACCGTCCGGTAACAAAACTGTTAAAAGATTACGATGCATTTCTTCTTGCAAATCACGGTGCACTTACAGTAGGTACAGATGTAATTAATGCTTATCACAAAATGGAAACGCTGGAACATTTCGCACAGATTGCTTTTGTTGCTAACCAGCTTGGTTATCTCAATACACTAAATAAAGAACAAGTGCAGAAACTGAAAGATCAAAGAGAGAAATTTGGAATAAGAACTACAGTCGGATGTGTTACCAGTGAAGATGACTCGCGCTCTACAGAACATACGCCGCAATCAAATATGATGAATGATGATCTCATAAAAAAAATAACAGATGAGGTGTTAAGACAAATTCGTAAATAA